A window of Nitrospirota bacterium genomic DNA:
AACCTGGGACTCAAGGGTATCAGCCTCTCCATAAGTCTTATAAAGCTCGTAAGTCTTAAAGTGCTCCCCTCTCAACCCAAACGGCCTGCCGTATATATAGGGAGATAACAACTGACATTACGCTGATTAATGTTGTTGGCACTCAGGATGTAAGCTTTTTGGGGATGATAGTGCTCGGCGTAGACCTTCAAACTCTTGGATTGGGTCACCCATCCGGATTTGACCTCCACTGGTATGATTTCCCCCTCCTTTTCAAGAAGAAATTCCACTTCTGCTGTGCGGCCCTGCCAGCAGTAGAGGGTCTTAACACCTGCAGACTGCAGTTCCTGAGCCACAAAATTCTCCGCCACGTAACCCTGATAACTGCCGAAATCATAGTTCAGGAACGTGACCGGGGAGATGCCGCTTATGGCGCCTAGGAGGCCCACGTCAAAGAAATAGAGTTTGAAGCGGTTTCCCTTCACATACCCGAAAAGGGGAATGCCAGCGGTATCTACAATGGGAACCCGAATGAGCAAATTAGCTCGTTCCAGCCAGTCTAATGGCGTGGATAGTCTTTCGTAACCGCGGATTCCGGGTATGCTGTCACGGAGCTTGAACTTGCCTGCTGATCCGTTCTGTGTCTTTGCCAATTGCGCAGGGACATTCCGCCAGAGTCTCTCGATATGCAAGGCGTTGGCCTTCCCGCAGTGTTTCGCCATGTCGGCCAGATAGGCATCCAACAAATCCCGCTGGGTCTTTCGGACCATCTGAACGGCCTCATACAAATTATCCTGTTTTTCCCTATAATTGTTGACGGCTTCGGGCAGACCGCCGACGACCAGGTAATGCTTCCACATACCCCATAATTGTTCATGGGCTATCTCCGGGAGGGGATGGTTTAAGTCATGTTTCCGGATCAATTCGGCCAGTCGTTCCTTTCCCGCTCCATCGAGGAATTCATCAAAAGAAAGGGGGTGCATTTCCATAAACTGAACTTTTCCGACCGGAAAGGAGTCCACATGCAGCATCACGCCCAGTAGCGATCCGGCGGCGCATAGGGCTAATTCGGGCATATCCTCGGAGAAATATTTCAGGCTGGTCAGGGCCTTTGGGCAACTTTGGATCTCATCAAAAAATACCAGATCCTGACGGCGGTCAATGATCTGATCGAGGTAAAATTGCAGTTCGTCAAGAATACGATCCGGTTTCAGATCCTGCTCAAAAATCCGTCCGAGCCTTTCATCCTCTTCGAAATTGACATAATGGCAACGGGGAAAGGCTACCCTGCCGAATTCTTTGAGAATATAGGTCTTACCAACCTGCCGGGCACCCCGGAGAATCAGGGGTTTGCGGTTCGCGGATAATTTCCAGTCATTTAAAGACTCTGTTATATTGCGTTTCATAAGGCATTAAATACTCAATATGTGCATTTTATGCAATGACTATTA
This region includes:
- a CDS encoding ATP-binding protein, with amino-acid sequence MKRNITESLNDWKLSANRKPLILRGARQVGKTYILKEFGRVAFPRCHYVNFEEDERLGRIFEQDLKPDRILDELQFYLDQIIDRRQDLVFFDEIQSCPKALTSLKYFSEDMPELALCAAGSLLGVMLHVDSFPVGKVQFMEMHPLSFDEFLDGAGKERLAELIRKHDLNHPLPEIAHEQLWGMWKHYLVVGGLPEAVNNYREKQDNLYEAVQMVRKTQRDLLDAYLADMAKHCGKANALHIERLWRNVPAQLAKTQNGSAGKFKLRDSIPGIRGYERLSTPLDWLERANLLIRVPIVDTAGIPLFGYVKGNRFKLYFFDVGLLGAISGISPVTFLNYDFGSYQGYVAENFVAQELQSAGVKTLYCWQGRTAEVEFLLEKEGEIIPVEVKSGWVTQSKSLKVYAEHYHPQKAYILSANNINQRNVSCYLPIYTAGRLG